Proteins co-encoded in one Brassica rapa cultivar Chiifu-401-42 chromosome A02, CAAS_Brap_v3.01, whole genome shotgun sequence genomic window:
- the LOC103850864 gene encoding protein NRT1/ PTR FAMILY 6.1, with the protein MVVSEIKSPLTPGGCSSSSVHRKELSVFFLESDNRRLALGRGYTGGTTPVNIHGKPIANLSKTGGWIAALFIFGNEMAERMAYFGLSVNMVAFMFYVMHRPFESSSNAVNNFLGISQASSVLGGFLADAYLGRYWTIAIFTTMYLLGLIGITLGASLKMFVPDQSNCDQLSLLLGNCQPAKSWQMLYLYTVLYITGFGAAGIRPCVSSFGADQFDEKSKEYKTHLDRFFNFFYLSVTLGAIIAFTLVVYVQMEHGWGMAFGTLAIAMAISNALFFAGTPLYRHRLPGGSPLTRVAQVLVAAFRKRGAAFTSSEFIGLYEVPGLKSAINGSRKIPHTEDFRWLDKAALQLKEDGLEPSPWKLCTVTQVEEVKILIRLIPIPACTVMLSLVLTEYLTLSVQQAYTLNTHIQHLKLPVTCMPVFPGLSIFLILSLYYSVFVPITRRITGNPHGASQLQRVGIGLAVSIISVAWAGLFENYRRHYAIQHGFEFNFLTQMPDLTAYWLLIQYCLIGIAEVFCIVGLLEFLYEEAPDAMKSIGSAYAALAGGLGCFAATILNNIVKAATRNSDGNSWLSQNINTGRFDCLYWLLTLLSLLNFCVFLWSAHRYKYRAVETEEDKSRTYL; encoded by the exons ATGGTTGTATCAGAGATTAAATCCCCGTTGACGCCAGGAGGTTGTTCAAGCTCTTCAGTGCATAGGAAGGAGTTGAGTGTGTTCTTCTTGGAATCAGATAACAGACGTCTTGCTCTTGGCCGTGGCTATACTGGTGGCACCACTCCTGTTAACATCCATGGCAAACCCATCGCTAATCTTTCTAAAACCGGTGGTTGGATCGCTGCTCTCTTCATTTTTG GAAATGAAATGGCAGAGAGAATGGCGTACTTTGGATTATCAGTCAACATGGTGGCCTTTATGTTCTACGTGATGCATAGACCTTTTGAGAGTTCTTCAAACGCAGTCAACAACTTCCTTGGCATCTCTCAGGCCTCTTCTGTTCTTGGAGGCTTCTTGGCTGATGCATACTTGGGCCGGTACTGGACCATTGCCATTTTCACTACCATGTATCTTCTG GGGTTGATAGGGATAACACTGGGGGCAAGTTTGAAGATGTTTGTACCAGACCAAAGCAACTGTGACCAATTATCATTGCTCTTAGGAAACTGCCAACCAGCCAAATCTTGGCAAATGCTTTACCTCTACACGGTTCTCTACATAACCGGATTCGGTGCTGCTGGTATAAGGCCATGTGTTTCCTCATTTGGGGCAGACCAGTTTGATGAGAAAAGCAAAGAGTATAAAACACATTTGGACCGCTTCTTCAACTTCTTCTACTTGTCTGTCACTCTAGGCGCAATCATTGCCTTCACTTTGGTAGTGTATGTTCAGATGGAGCATGGTTGGGGTATGGCTTTTGGCACACTGGCAATAGCTATGGCTATTTCTAATGCTTTGTTCTTTGCTGGCACACCGCTTTACCGCCATAGGTTGCCTGGTGGTAGTCCCTTGACAAGGGTTGCTCAGGTGCTAGTTGCTGCTTTTCGCAAACGAGGTGCAGCTTTTACAAGCAGCGAGTTTATCGGTCTGTACGAGGTTCCAGGCTTGAAGTCTGCTATAAATGGTAGTCGTAAAATCCCTCATACAGAAGATTTCAG ATGGCTAGACAAGGCGGCGCTTCAGCTGAAAGAAGATGGATTAGAGCCTTCTCCATGGAAGCTATGCACAGTAACACAAGTGGAGGAAGTGAAGATTTTGATAAGACTGATTCCAATCCCAGCGTGTACTGTAATGCTCAGTCTGGTCCTGACAGAGTATCTAACACTCTCAGTGCAACAAGCTTATACACTCAACACACACATTCAACACCTCAAGCTACCGGTGACATGCATGCCTGTCTTCCCAGGACTCAGCATTTTCCTCATTCTCTCCCTTTATTACTCTGTCTTCGTCCCTATCACCAGAAGAATCACTGGCAATCCCCATGGTGCTTCCCAGCTTCAAAGG GTGGGGATAGGGCTAGCAGTTTCAATCATATCAGTAGCTTGGGCTGGACTATTCGAGAACTACAGGAGACATTACGCGATACAACATGGTTTCGAGTTTAACTTCTTGACCCAAATGCCTGATCTAACAGCATACTGGTTGTTAATCCAGTACTGTCTCATCGGAATCGCAGAGGTTTTCTGCATCGTAGGGCTACTGGAGTTTCTCTACGAGGAAGCACCTGATGCTATGAAGAGTATTGGTTCAGCTTACGCTGCGCTAGCCGGAGGGTTAGGGTGTTTTGCTGCCACCATCTTGAACAACATCGTGAAGGCTGCGACTAGGAACTCAGATGGAAACTCGTGGCTGTCGCAGAACATAAACACAGGGAGATTCGACTGTTTGTACTGGCTCCTCACGCTTCTGAGCCTTTTGAATTTCTGTGTTTTCCTTTGGTCAGCTCATAGGTACAAGTACAGAGCTGTTGAAACTGAGGAAGATAAGAGTAGAACGTATCTATAA